A portion of the Streptomyces erythrochromogenes genome contains these proteins:
- a CDS encoding ABC transporter substrate-binding protein, with protein MTARTVRGAARATLAAALITGVAACSTPGAGAGGAAGADSVVVGIATEPESLSPLLGYGKDGNSKIFDGLLTHDADMKLKPALAESLPEVSEDGRTYSFTLRRGVTFSDGAPFSAKDVVFTYRTILAAGTNNASKTELDAIEGVEAKGEDTVVFTLKYPYAPFAERTVLPIAPEHIAGRQDVNSGDFTTRPIGTGPYVLVGWSKGEKLSFKANPGYWGGEPAVKKFTMAVIKDDDVRATRLRSGELDGAILPPNLAEGFAKDTTRRTYAAKTFDYRNVTLPTHHKVTGDLAVRRALDVAVDRTAMVDKLLEGAGKPAFGPVPTDSPWFTAGTERRHDLEGARKILDDAGWKAGEDGIRTKDGVRASFPLWYTSGDKIRQDHALAFASDAKKAGIEVRTEAGTWEVIEPRMKTEAVLAGGGSPADPDFDQYLLLTSSLGGDGFNNMAWYDDPAVDTALAEGRRSADPAARKAAYDTVQRRLAENPGYVFLTHIDHLYVVNDKWDGLGTQVEPHDHGLGAGPWWNVETWKPRQK; from the coding sequence ATGACGGCCCGGACAGTACGGGGAGCGGCCAGGGCGACACTGGCCGCCGCACTCATCACGGGCGTGGCGGCCTGCTCCACCCCCGGAGCCGGGGCCGGCGGCGCGGCCGGCGCTGACTCGGTCGTGGTCGGCATAGCCACCGAGCCGGAGAGCCTCAGCCCGCTGCTGGGTTACGGCAAGGACGGCAACTCCAAGATCTTCGACGGTCTGCTCACGCACGACGCGGACATGAAGCTGAAGCCCGCCCTGGCCGAGTCCCTCCCGGAGGTCTCCGAGGACGGGCGCACCTACTCCTTCACGCTGCGCCGGGGCGTCACGTTCAGCGACGGGGCGCCGTTCTCCGCCAAGGACGTCGTCTTCACCTACCGGACGATCCTCGCCGCGGGGACGAACAACGCCTCCAAGACCGAGCTGGACGCGATCGAGGGCGTCGAGGCGAAGGGCGAGGACACCGTCGTCTTCACCCTGAAGTACCCCTACGCGCCCTTCGCCGAGCGGACCGTGCTGCCCATCGCTCCCGAGCACATAGCGGGCAGGCAGGACGTCAACAGCGGCGACTTCACCACACGGCCCATCGGTACCGGCCCCTACGTGCTCGTCGGCTGGTCCAAGGGCGAGAAGCTCAGCTTCAAGGCCAACCCCGGCTACTGGGGCGGCGAGCCCGCCGTCAAGAAGTTCACCATGGCCGTGATCAAGGACGACGACGTACGCGCCACCCGGCTGCGCTCCGGCGAGCTGGACGGCGCCATCCTGCCGCCGAACCTCGCCGAGGGCTTCGCGAAGGACACCACGCGCCGGACCTACGCCGCCAAGACCTTCGACTACCGCAACGTGACCCTCCCGACGCACCACAAGGTCACCGGCGACCTCGCCGTCCGCCGCGCACTGGACGTCGCCGTGGACCGCACGGCCATGGTCGACAAGCTGCTCGAGGGCGCGGGCAAGCCCGCCTTCGGCCCGGTGCCCACCGACAGCCCGTGGTTCACGGCCGGCACCGAGCGCCGCCACGACCTCGAAGGGGCCCGCAAGATCCTCGACGACGCCGGCTGGAAGGCGGGCGAGGACGGGATCCGCACCAAGGACGGGGTGCGCGCATCCTTCCCGCTCTGGTACACCTCCGGCGACAAGATCCGCCAGGACCACGCCCTCGCCTTCGCCTCCGACGCGAAGAAGGCCGGCATCGAGGTCAGGACCGAGGCCGGCACCTGGGAGGTCATCGAACCCCGGATGAAGACCGAGGCCGTCCTCGCGGGCGGCGGCTCACCGGCCGACCCGGACTTCGACCAGTACCTGCTGCTGACCTCCTCGCTCGGCGGCGACGGCTTCAACAACATGGCCTGGTACGACGATCCGGCCGTCGACACCGCCCTCGCCGAAGGGCGCCGCAGCGCCGACCCGGCAGCGCGCAAGGCCGCGTACGACACCGTGCAGCGCCGGCTCGCCGAGAACCCCGGCTACGTCTTCCTCACCCACATCGACCACCTCTACGTCGTGAACGACAAGTGGGACGGACTCGGCACCCAGGTGGAGCCGCACGACCACGGTCTCGGCGCCGGCCCCTGGTGGAACGTCGAGACCTGGAAGCCCCGGCAGAAGTGA
- a CDS encoding ABC transporter ATP-binding protein, whose amino-acid sequence MTPSLPVPATAATDGADGRRPGGAGPVLRVEDLSVRFRMPAGRYVEAVTGATFALAPGEALALVGESGCGKSVLASALLGLLPGNAETAGSARLADGLDLLAADERTLARTVRGRRVALVPQSPAAHLTPVRTIRSQLEETVRELTGIRPPALRAAAEAAAGRAAFPASHLDRHPHELSGGLAQRAATALALVGDAPLLLADEPTTGLDRDLVLRTADELRAHTRADGRALLLITHDLAAAERIADTVAVMYAGRIVETAPAGAFFGSPGPRHPYARGLLDALPERAFTPVPGAPPELGALPPGCAFAPRCAAADPLCRTRRPALTEGVACHHA is encoded by the coding sequence GTGACCCCCTCGCTCCCCGTCCCCGCCACCGCCGCCACCGACGGAGCCGACGGCCGCCGCCCCGGCGGGGCCGGGCCCGTCCTGCGCGTCGAAGACCTCTCCGTCCGCTTCCGCATGCCCGCGGGCCGGTACGTGGAGGCCGTCACCGGCGCCACCTTCGCCCTGGCCCCCGGCGAGGCCCTCGCCCTCGTCGGCGAGAGCGGCTGCGGCAAGTCCGTACTCGCCTCCGCCCTCCTCGGCCTGCTCCCGGGCAACGCCGAGACCGCCGGATCGGCCCGCCTCGCCGACGGCCTCGACCTGCTCGCCGCCGACGAGCGCACCCTCGCCCGGACCGTACGCGGCCGGCGCGTCGCCCTGGTGCCGCAGAGCCCCGCCGCCCACCTCACCCCGGTGCGCACCATCCGCTCCCAACTGGAGGAGACGGTCCGGGAGCTGACCGGAATCCGTCCGCCCGCCCTGCGCGCGGCAGCGGAGGCGGCCGCCGGGCGCGCCGCCTTCCCCGCCTCCCACCTCGACCGCCACCCCCACGAGCTCTCGGGCGGCCTCGCCCAGCGCGCGGCCACCGCCCTCGCCCTCGTGGGCGACGCCCCGCTGCTCCTGGCCGACGAGCCGACCACCGGCCTCGACCGCGACCTCGTCCTGCGCACCGCCGACGAGCTGCGCGCCCACACCCGCGCCGACGGCCGGGCGCTGCTGCTGATCACGCACGACCTGGCCGCGGCCGAGCGGATCGCCGACACCGTTGCCGTCATGTACGCGGGGCGGATCGTCGAGACCGCCCCGGCCGGAGCCTTCTTCGGCAGCCCCGGGCCCCGCCACCCCTATGCCCGGGGCCTCCTCGACGCCCTCCCCGAACGCGCCTTCACCCCCGTTCCCGGGGCCCCGCCCGAGCTCGGCGCGCTCCCGCCCGGCTGCGCCTTCGCCCCCCGCTGCGCGGCCGCCGATCCGCTCTGCCGCACCCGGCGGCCCGCGCTCACCGAAGGGGTGGCCTGCCACCATGCTTGA
- a CDS encoding ABC transporter permease — translation MARMAGRRTLSAAPVLLAVTFGVFAIAAMSPFDPVKAYAGTAGLTASQAELDQLRTNLGVDQPLVARWWDWLTSALTGDLGTSTVMRQPVADVIAERVGWSALLAACAFTVAVLAGTALGVLAARRTGGPLDRAVSALAYTLEAAPAFWLALLAIWFFSVRLGALPSGGLTDAGSDTVTFAQVASHLVLPALVLGVSQLPWFFLYVRQGVADALGEDPVRGARARGLAERRVLLGHALRSGMLPMLTLIGSRVPELITGALLVETVFSWPGIAAATVQAATSVDFPLLAALTVLATAAVLAGNLLSDLLYGLADPRVGFDG, via the coding sequence ATGGCGCGCATGGCGGGGCGGCGGACCCTGTCCGCCGCCCCCGTCCTGCTCGCCGTCACCTTCGGCGTCTTCGCCATCGCCGCGATGTCCCCCTTCGACCCCGTCAAGGCCTACGCCGGCACCGCGGGGCTCACCGCCTCGCAGGCCGAACTCGACCAGCTGCGGACCAACCTCGGCGTCGACCAGCCGCTGGTCGCACGCTGGTGGGACTGGCTGACCTCGGCACTCACCGGAGACCTCGGCACCTCCACCGTCATGCGCCAGCCCGTCGCCGACGTCATCGCGGAGCGGGTGGGCTGGTCGGCACTGCTCGCCGCCTGCGCCTTCACCGTGGCCGTCCTCGCGGGCACCGCCCTCGGCGTGCTGGCCGCACGCCGGACGGGCGGCCCGCTGGACCGCGCCGTCTCCGCGCTCGCCTACACCCTGGAGGCCGCCCCCGCCTTCTGGCTGGCGCTGCTCGCCATCTGGTTCTTCTCGGTACGGCTCGGCGCGCTGCCGTCGGGCGGCCTCACCGACGCCGGCAGCGACACGGTCACCTTCGCGCAGGTCGCCTCCCACCTCGTGCTCCCCGCACTGGTGCTGGGCGTCTCCCAACTGCCGTGGTTCTTCCTGTACGTCCGCCAGGGCGTGGCCGACGCGCTCGGGGAGGACCCCGTACGGGGTGCCCGCGCACGGGGTCTGGCCGAGCGCAGGGTCCTGCTCGGCCATGCCCTGCGCTCCGGGATGCTGCCGATGCTGACGCTGATCGGCTCCCGGGTGCCCGAACTCATCACCGGCGCCCTGCTGGTGGAGACCGTCTTCAGCTGGCCCGGCATCGCCGCGGCGACCGTGCAGGCGGCCACCTCGGTCGACTTCCCGCTGCTGGCGGCACTGACGGTGCTGGCCACCGCGGCCGTACTCGCCGGCAACCTGCTCTCCGACCTGCTGTACGGGTTGGCCGACCCGAGGGTGGGCTTCGATGGCTGA
- a CDS encoding ABC transporter permease yields the protein MAEPLWRPQGRARRTTRTTRTLRVRASAAVMAVIVLAVLVVPPLVQLDQQAVDLAAKLQPPSWAHPFGTDDVGRDLLLRCVYGLRVSLLVGLVAALVATVIGTAVGAAAGALGGWTDRVAMRVVDTLSSIPHLLLGIFIVAVFRPGVWPVVASVAVTHWLSTARIVRAEVLSLRGRPYVDAAVSGGASRWRVAVRHLVPGILPQAGLAAVLMIPHAMWHESALSFLGLGLPAHQASLGNLVQSARGSLLAGDWWPTLFPGLLLIVPTLAIAGLAGAWRERQNPRRRSELTL from the coding sequence ATGGCTGAGCCCCTCTGGCGCCCGCAGGGCCGCGCCCGGCGCACCACGCGCACCACGCGCACCCTGCGCGTCCGCGCCTCCGCCGCCGTCATGGCGGTCATCGTGCTGGCCGTCCTGGTCGTGCCCCCGCTGGTGCAGCTGGACCAGCAGGCGGTCGACCTTGCGGCGAAGCTGCAACCCCCCTCGTGGGCACACCCCTTCGGCACCGACGACGTCGGACGCGACCTGCTGCTGCGGTGCGTCTACGGACTGCGGGTCTCCCTGCTCGTCGGCCTGGTGGCCGCACTGGTCGCCACCGTGATCGGCACGGCGGTGGGCGCCGCCGCGGGCGCACTCGGCGGCTGGACCGACCGGGTCGCGATGCGGGTGGTGGACACCCTCTCCTCCATCCCGCACCTGCTCCTGGGCATCTTCATCGTGGCGGTGTTCCGGCCGGGGGTCTGGCCCGTCGTGGCCTCGGTCGCGGTCACCCACTGGCTCTCGACGGCCCGGATCGTCCGCGCCGAGGTCCTGTCCCTGCGCGGCCGGCCCTACGTGGACGCGGCCGTCTCCGGCGGAGCCTCGCGGTGGCGGGTCGCCGTACGGCACCTGGTGCCCGGCATCCTCCCGCAGGCCGGACTCGCCGCCGTGCTGATGATCCCGCACGCGATGTGGCACGAGTCCGCCCTGTCCTTCCTGGGCCTGGGGCTGCCGGCCCACCAGGCGAGCCTGGGCAACCTCGTGCAGAGCGCGCGCGGCTCGCTGCTCGCCGGGGACTGGTGGCCCACCCTCTTCCCCGGCCTCCTCCTGATCGTCCCGACCCTGGCCATCGCCGGCCTCGCGGGTGCCTGGCGCGAACGCCAGAACCCGCGCCGCCGCTCGGAGCTGACCCTGTGA